The window ATGATACAACGTCCCAAGAATGTTCAGGTGACcttcaggggaccatgacacaacgtgcCAAGAACATCCTAAAAATATCCCCAGGTCAAGCCGGGAACTATAAAAAGGTCCACCAGAGAATGTTCCCTTGGGAACATCATTCGACGTCCTGAGGACTAGTAAAATGAAAGTCCTGAGAATGTACTAAAAAGGTCCTGACATGGTCCTCAGTGACGTTCAGGAAACTAGAACATTCTCAGAACGTCAGTGGGATAACGTCACGCAGAAACCTTTAAGGGACCTAATGGGAAAGTCGCCAAATATCCTCAGGACGTCCCCTGTTTGCTGGGTATGGCCCTAACAGTCAATGCAACACCACATCCTGATCCAACAAAAACTCAAAAGACCATAACCTGTACAAGACCACAATGTTCTGCCAATCATTCTGATCTTGTAAACACTTCAGGTGCAGTATGACATAATAAACCAATCAACTAATCAAAAGATGAGTCAGTAAATAAGTGAAGTCTCTTGTTCCTTACCATTTTGTTCTTGTCATGGAGGTCCTTCAGCAGTGCGTCCAGCTCCTGCTCATCGATGTAACCGTTCCCATCCTAGTGAAACAGTGAAAAACAGTGAAACAGCAGAAAGGGTCCGGGCATCTCATATCATATTCTCAGTAAAAGAACAATCAAACACTCAGATATCCTCCCACTCAGAGTATACACAGGCAAGATCAATCATTCACAGACCAACTGCCAATTCAGTCATTACAAAGGCATTAGTATGAGACTCCTGTACTGTACACCTGTCTTTCCTACTGTACTGTTTTCTTTGTGGAAGgttcagtggcgtgtattcatggatgccgagggaagccaggcttcccccaaaaaattatatattttgtcgctctgtgtttcataaatttccttcaattcgcaagaggctgaaaagAATGTATCTCAAAGAAGAAAGCATCTGACTAAACCaaacagctcccctctgtctCAATATGTGTAGCGTATCTATCTGATGGTCTCTGGTCAGAAAGAGTATGACATTATTGCCGCCCATAGCATTGAattcaagggaagccagcgagcatttggcctcccttaataaaaaattaattaaataaaactCAATCAgctttgagctaaactgagtgagctcagcagtgaatggtcctggcgcaccaaaattAAAAGTGTCAATGGAAGCCAGTTTGAATTTgcttcagaccaatcacatcacaagGCAAATGTCATTATTGACAGAAagaaacttgaattgttgcatctcgttgtgttcgACCTTTTCATAAATTAGGGATTTGGACtcgtggttttacttaattctctgcACAGGCCAATGACTATaacagcgattctgatccaaccataaattcatacattgtgcccctggcctgataGGATGGAATTTCAACACGTAGCTAGATGTacgctcttagaaaaaagggttccagaagggttcttcggctgtccccacaggagaaccctttttggttccaggtagaacccttttgggttctatgtagaaccctctgtggaaagggttctacatgaaacccaaaagggttctaccaggaaccaaataggttctacctggaaccaaaaatggttcttcaaagggttctcttatggggatagccgaagaacccttttaggttctagatagcaccttttttcaaAGAGTGTAGTATGctgatgttaactagctggcctggtgTATCGTTGCGTATGAAAGGAAGCTAGCGAGCAAGTATTTTAGCAAgatagcctaggacaacaaaaaataaaagtgtgtactgtatgacagagtcatagaccgtttaggcaacatgaaagaggaggatggcattggcatttctctacaagtaggttgagtcaacatgttttttctacttacacgcacacaaacaaacacacacacacacacgcgcacacataaATCAGTAACATAAATCAgtagccacatcatatttagcttacgttgattggactaaatcgtttttggtatcttttagttgtcactgtattagactaagaaTAGGTTATTAGATGACGTATAAGTTGAAATTGTGccggaatagtggaggcagctcctatTTTCTTTGTAACTTACAGTAACTCTCtgtgttctaaatcaatagttgtttagtagtctgaaaatgtcggaaacattaccttgcttgaccatgctgtaggtcatgtaactgttacatgcaatatgttctgtggacttcactggacagatgttgctctccggttttgtaatgaaacaaaggtgtgtttgaatttattctgccactgtgtcttcttattgtctcggcattaggcctatatatcacggtgtcaaggcatatgaactgacaggttatagagcaaactgCAGATATCACaaaacataggttgtaatatggctttttttctggattGACTTCCCCcctgattttacccacgcaccgctactgggAAGGTTACTATGGTAACACTAACAAAATAAGTGATACAGACGCAGGTGTGTCTCTGGAGTATTTACCTGTACAAGAGACCATTTGCATGGAGATAGTAGCTTGAGTGACAGGGATACAAgcaatctctctcacacactctcccaaCTACACACCCTCCCTGCAAATATGTCTATTGTGCTCATTTACCTTGTCATAGAAGGTGAAGATTACATTGAACTGCTCTGCTGAAAGCTTGCATCCCTGGAGAGACGGAAAAGACAGGGAAGGGAAAGGAAAAatatcatatacagtatattgtatatgatatacagttgaagtctgaagtttacatacacctcagccaaatacatttaaactcagtttttcacaattcctgacatttaagcacagtaaaaattccctgttttaggtcagttaggatcaccactatattttaagaatgtgaaatgtccgaataatagtagggagaatgatttatttcagcttttatttcatcacattcccagtgggtcagaagtttacatacactcaattagttcttggtagcattgcctttaaattgtttaacttgtgtcaaacttttcggatagccttccacaagcttcccacaataagttgggtgaattttggcccaatcctcctgacagagctggtgtaactaagtcaggtttgtaggcctccttgctcgcacacgtttttttcagttctgcccacaaattttctatgggattgaagtcagggctttgagatggccactccaatactttgactttgttgtccttaagccattttgccacaactttggaagtatgcttggggtcattgtccatttggaagactcttttgtgaccaagttttaacttcctgattgatgtcttgagatgttgcttcaatatatccacaaaattttcctgcctcatgatgccatctattttttgaagtgcaccagtccctcctgcagcaaagcacccccacaacatgatgctgccacccccgtgcttcacggtggggatggtgttcttcggcttgcaggcctccccctttttcctccaaacgtaatgatggtcattatggccaaacagttctatttttgtttcatcagaccataggacatttctccaaaaagtacgatctttgtctccatgcgcagttgcaaaccgtaatctggcatttatatggtggttttggagcagtggcttcttccttgcatgagcggcctttcaggttatgtcgatataggactcgttttactgtggatatagatacttttgtacccgtttcctccagcatcttcccaaggtcctttgctgttgttctgtacGTTCAACTCTAGGTAACAGAAGGTGTCTcattcctgagcagtatgacagctgcgtggtcccatggtgtttatacttgcgtgctattgtttgtacagatgaacgtggtaccttcaggcgtttggaaattgctcccaaggatgaaccagacttgtggaggtctaccatttttttctgaggtcttggctgatttcttttgattttcccataatgtcaagcaaagagccactgcgtttgaaggtaggccttgaaatacatccagaggtacacctccaattggctcaaattatgtcaattagccaatcagaagcttctaaagccatgacataattttctggaattttcgagctgtttaaaggcacaggcaactttgtgtatgtaaacctctgacccactggaattgtgatacagtgaattataagtgaaataatctgtctgtcaacaaatgttggaaaaattacttgtgttatacacaaagtagatgtcctaaccgacttgccaaaactatagtttgttaacaagaaatttgtggagtggttgaaaaacaagttttaatgactccaacctaagtttatgtaaacttccgacttcaactgtatatagttgcaaatcaatcccagaaccacagcaaatgaccttgtgaagatgctggaggaaacaggtacaaagtatctatatctacagtaaaacgagtcctatattgccactgctccaaaaccgccataaaaaagccagactacggtttgcaactgcacatggggacaaagatggtactttttggagaaatgtcctctggtctgatgaaacaaaaaaataactgtttggccataatgaccatcgttatgtttggaggaaaaagggggaggcttgcaagccgaagaacaccatcccaaccgtgaagtacgggggtggcagcatcatgttgtggggtgctttgctgcaggagagactggtgcacttcacaaaatagatggcatcatgaggcaggaaaatgatgtggatattttgaagccacatctcaagacatcagtcaggaagttaaagcttggttgcaaatgggtcttccaaatggacaatgaccccaagcatatttccaaagttgtggcaaaatggcttaaggacaacaaagtcaaggtattggagtggtcatcacaaagccctgacctcaatcccatagaacattcgtgggcagaactgaaaaagcgtgtgcgagcaaggaggcctacaaacctgactcagttacaccagctctgtcaggaggaatgggccaacattcacccaacttattgtaggaagcttgtggaaggctacccgaaacgtttgacccaagttaaacaatttaaaggcaatgctaccaaatacttattgagtgtatgtaaacttctgacccactgggaatgtgatgaaataaataaaagctgaaattaatcattctctctactattatactgacatttcacattcttaaaataaagtggtgatcctaactgacctaagacagggaattttgactcggattaaatgtcaggaattgtgaaaaactgagtttaaatgtatttggctaagatgtatgtaaacttctgacttcaactgtatacactgagtataccaaacattaggaacacctcccAATTTTGACCTGCAGCACCCTGGGAATGCCTGCATCTGTTCCTCACAAACTGGAGTCTAACTGGTTTCATTAACGagcctgcagtgtgtgtgtgtgtgtgtgtgtgtgtgtgtgtgtgtgtgtgcgtgcgtgcgtgcgtgcgtgcgtgcgtgcgtgcgtgcgtgcttgagTGCGTGTGAAAGAGTGTTGCAAGGACTTTTAAGGGTGTCGATGTGATAGTCTAGCCAGGTGCAGACTCAGTAAATGTCTCCTGTGATAAACAGTTTAATCCTCTTAAAGTGAATGCAATAAAGCTGAATTGTACCATAGATCTGCCGACATACGTATTGTATGACCTTTACCTTAGGGTTATTGTTAAGACTGCTTTAATTCACATAGTGACCGACTCTTTCACAAATGAATACGTTGCCCCACTTCCTAAAGGAttttgtgtgtggggtggggtgtggGGGTGGGGTGTGTGGGTCAGGTCTCACCTCGAACTTGAGCAAGAAATTTTCCTGAACTGGCAGCAGCCTTAAATGAGATAAAAGAAAATCGTTCACATTCAGATTCTTTACTTCAAAATGGATTCAAGTATAACACAGAGAGTCTCTCAGTGAAcaagacacacatacactcacctgGCCATTTCAGACAGGCCCAGTTTCCCATCACCGTTCAGATCAAACATCCTCAGCTGGAGAGTGAAATACAACAGTGAGTGGCGTAACATTACTACACGGTGTTaaacctgtgtgtttgtgtacgcatgtacagtatgtgtgtcacACTCACGATTGTCTGTGTGTATTCGTTGAGTTTCTTGTCATCGTAGTGTCTGTTGGCCTTCTTCAGAAGATCTGACAGGAAACCCTGAGGAAGACAGATCCTCGTTACCCCACTGGTAACTGGCTCAATGACCCAAAATGTAAGTTTAAAGATGAGCGCTCAGGGGTCCTCCTCTGACAACAAGCACAAGTCCTTGGAAATTGACTAATGAAGGTTATGAATGTTTAAAAGCTTGACACATTTGTTTACCTTCAGTTCATTGGCTTCGATGTATCCACTGCGATCAGTGTCATACCTTCGCCATGCCTGTAGACAGAGGATTTTTAACATTTCATTACAACACAGTACACATGCATTTAAACACAGAGATTAAGAACTCTAAAGCCTTAAAACCCTCTTTACTTTAACAACAAGTGGAAGAGTCATAATGCTATAATCGGTAGAGAGAATGTAGCCAGACGGAGATTGAAGaggatgagagtgagacagaaaAGTATATAATTTGTGTTTTAATCTACCAGCTGTCCCATGTCTAGAGCGGAACCTTATCAAAGATGTATGCCCAAACCACATCACCCCTCCCCCCACTCTCCTGCAGTAAGCCTGCAACCCATCCATAATGTATGGGAGTCTGAGAATAGCTCCTGTGttcccctccccccacccctccactTTTAACACGGGGTAGCCAGCACACTGGACCACTGCAAAACTCCGTCCTTCTGTCTATCCTCCCTTCTCCTTATTTTGCGTGTCTCCACCAGTAGAGAACAGTTAaaaggaacccccccccccctatctctctttctctctctagttaTTTCTACATATAAAATGCTTTACACAAGGAGATGCCTGTTTCCCTGATATTTCTAAGCTCTCTTGGGATTGATTCTGTGTATGTGGATGGatgtgtttttgtgttggtttttGTGTATGGGACGAAGTGATCAGACTTagcaaaacaccaaaaagttatCTGTAGCAGAGAGCAATGATAGCAGGAGCCATCTTTAGTGATTGAAATACTGTACAGTGCAGtgggcttacacacacacacacgcacgcgcacgcacacgcacacacacacacacacacacacacacacacacacacacacacacacacacacacacacacacacacacacacaaagacacagacagacagacacacacacacaaagacacagacagacagacagacagacagacagacagacagacagacagacagacagacacaacttACCGCCATGAATTCTGCACTGGATCCCACAAATGTTCTGAAACAAAGCAGGAAATTCTCCTCTGTGGGCAGAATCTGAGCTaactggagagagaaagggagagagagagagaaaatatatagagagaggattAGTACACTTGGCTACTAACTCAATATTAAAGCGGATTTCAACAACAACACTGTGGACAAAACAAAGAACATATAtgcagatatacagttgaagtcggaagtttacatacacttaggatggagtcattaaaacttgtttttcaaccactccacaaatgccttgttaacaaactatagtattggcaagttggttaggacatctactttgtgcatgacacaagtaatttttccaacaattgtttacagacagattatttcacttataattcaccgtatcacaattccagcgggtcagaagattacatgcactaagttgactgtgcctttttgaGCCAATTTGAGCCAATTTGAGGTGATAATTTGAgccaatttgaggtgtacctgtggatgtatttcaaggcctaccttcaaactcagtgcctctttgcttgacatcatgggaaaatcaaaagaaatcagccaagacctcagaaaaataattgtcgacctccacaagtctggttcatccttgggagcaatttccaaacgcctgaaggtaccacgttcatctgtacaaacaatagtacgcaagtataaacaccatgggaccacgcagccatcataccgctcaggaaggagataggTTCTGtgtcctggagatgaacgtactttggtgcaaaaagcgcaaatcaatcccagaacaacagcaaattaccttgtgaagatgctggaggaaacgggttcaaaagtatctatatccacagtaaaattagtcctatatcgacataacctgaaaggccgctcagcaaggaagaagccactgctccaaaaccgccataacaaagccagactacggtttgcaactgcacatggggacaaagatcgtactttttggagaaaagtcctatggtctgatgaagcatgtgcgagcaaggagggctacaaacctgactcagttacaccagctctgtcaggaggaatgtgccaaaattcccccaacttattgtgggaagcttatggaaggctaccagaaacattagacccaagttaaacaatttaaaggcaatgctaccaaatactatttgagtgtatgtaaacttctgacccactgggaatgtgatgaaagaaataaaagctgaaataatgtc is drawn from Salvelinus fontinalis isolate EN_2023a chromosome 4, ASM2944872v1, whole genome shotgun sequence and contains these coding sequences:
- the LOC129854216 gene encoding calretinin-like; the protein is MATQAQQPPHLHLAELTATQFLDIWKHFDADGNGYIEGKELESFFRQLETARRGTGVDPTHAAFREKMKEFMMKFDKNADGRIEMSELAQILPTEENFLLCFRTFVGSSAEFMAAWRRYDTDRSGYIEANELKGFLSDLLKKANRHYDDKKLNEYTQTILRMFDLNGDGKLGLSEMARLLPVQENFLLKFEGCKLSAEQFNVIFTFYDKDGNGYIDEQELDALLKDLHDKNKMELDSTGLVGYKKSIMALSDAGKLYRTELEIVLCRDSTL